The following proteins are co-located in the Vigna unguiculata cultivar IT97K-499-35 chromosome 9, ASM411807v1, whole genome shotgun sequence genome:
- the LOC114163507 gene encoding sugar transport protein 1-like produces the protein MPGAFISSGPSESKNYPGKLTVRVFVACFVAAFGGLIFGYDLGISGGVTSMDPFLKKFFPEVYAKENNIKPSDNQYCKFDSQTLTLFTSSLYLAALVASVLASTVTQLTGRRAIMFCGGMLFLAGALLNGFAQHVWMLIVGRILLGFEIGCANQSVPIYMSEVAPYKYRGALNMMFQLAITIGIFVANVLNYIFAKMENGEGWRYSLGCAIVPAIMIMFGAIILPDSPSSLIERGLDEKAKKELIKIRGTTDIDQEFEDLMAASESSKAVKHPWVSLLKRQYRPQLTFAIAIPFFQQLTGMNVIMFYAPILFKTIGFGATASLMSAMIIGACNAIATLVSIFTVDKFRRRTLFLEGGAQMLICQILIAMAIGLKFGIDGNPGVLPKWYAIMVVCGICIYVAGFAWSWGPLGWLVPSEIFPLEVRSAAQSVNVSVNMIFTFVIAQIFTTMLCHMKFGLFMFFACFVFAMTIFIFKLLPETKGVPIEEMHIVWQSHPYWKKFVTPNASPESVC, from the exons ATGCCGGGAGCTTTCATCTCAAGTGGCCCTTCAGAATCAAAGAACTATCCAGGAAAACTTACTGTTCGGGTGTTCGTAGCATGCTTCGTAGCTGCATTTGGAGGATTGATATTTGGCTACGACCTTGGCATATCTG GTGGTGTGACTTCTATGGATCCGTTTCTGAAGAAATTCTTTCCTGAAGTGTATGCAAAGGAGAACAATATAAAGCCCTCTGATAACCAATACTGCAAATTCGATAGCCAAACATTAACGTTGTTTACATCATCTTTGTATTTGGCTGCACTTGTTGCCTCGGTGTTAGCATCCACTGTGACTCAACTCACCGGAAGGCGAGCTATCATGTTTTGTGGCGGTATGCTCTTTCTTGCTGGTGCTCTATTGAATGGCTTCGCTCAACATGTTTGGATGCTCATTGTTGGTCGCATTCTACTTGGCTTCGAAATTGGATGCGCCAATCAG TCTGTGCCAATCTATATGTCTGAGGTTGCTCCCTACAAGTACCGAGGAGCACTTAATATGATGTTCCAATTGGCAATCACTATTGGTATATTTGTTGCCAATGTTCTTAACTACATTTTTGCCAAAATGGAGAATGGGGAAGGATGGCGGTATAGCTTGGGTTGTGCAATAGTTCCTGCTATCATGATCATGTTTGGTGCAATCATTCTTCCAGATTCACCGAGTTCCTTAATTGAACGTGGTCTTGATGAGAAGGCCAAGAAGGAACTTATCAAAATTCGAGGAACCACGGACATTGATCAAGAGTTTGAGGATCTTATGGCAGCGAGTGAATCCTCCAAAGCAGTGAAACACCCTTGGGTCTCTTTGTTGAAGAGACAATATAGACCTCAACTCACGTTTGCCATAGCCATTCCCTTCTTCCAACAACTCACTGGCATGAACGTGATAATGTTTTATGCTCCTATTTTGTTTAAAACCATTGGTTTTGGAGCCACTGCTTCTCTCATGTCGGCCATGATCATCGGCGCTTGCAACGCAATTGCCACTCTAGTCTCCATATTCACTGTTGACAAGTTCAGGAGACGTACCCTTTTCTTAGAAGGAGGGGCACAAATGCTTATCTGTCag ATTCTGATAGCTATGGCGATTGGACTCAAATTTGGAATTGATGGAAACCCAGGAGTGTTGCCAAAGTGGTATGCTATCATGGTTGTGTGCGGCATATGTATCTACGTTGCAGGATTTGCATGGTCTTGGGGTCCTTTAGGGTGGTTGGTTCCGAGTGAAATTTTTCCGCTTGAGGTGCGATCAGCTGCACAAAGTGTTAATGTTTCTGTTAACATGATCTTTACCTTTGTCATTGCACAAATTTTCACCACAATGCTCTGTCACATGAAATTTGGACTCTTCATGTTCTTTGCATGCTTTGTCTTTGCGATGACAATATTCATCTTCAAACTTCTACCTGAGACTAAAGGGGTTCCCATCGAAGAAATGCACATTGTATGGCAGAGTCATCCCTACTGGAAAAAGTTTGTTACTCCAAACGCTTCTCCAGAATCCGTGTGTTAG